A stretch of DNA from Gavia stellata isolate bGavSte3 chromosome 18, bGavSte3.hap2, whole genome shotgun sequence:
CAGCTTCTGTACATGTATGTGCAGAAGAGAAAGTTGCAAGCACGGTTTTCCTGCCCTCATTACAAAGCAAGAGCATTTGCTCTATCCTTTCAGCGGGGGTCAAGAAGGAGTAATAAGAGgtgtctctgcagagctctcccTGAAGCTGAGGgacattttgtttctctctgaagTTCACACTGAGGACAGTAGGCCCATATCATCCCAGCAGAGGACTGTGCTTTCTCTATATGCGTAGCCCAAGTCTAATGCTAGGGCAGTTATACTATACTATAACTTTGGCTACATCAAGACAGCCAGAAAAGACAATTTCAGTGTATAGACAAGTGCTTAATAACAAGGGAAAAGTAAACATCACTGTAATGTTCTCCACAAAGAAGACCTTCTTGGGATGAAAAGAAACTAAGAAGAGCAAAGGCATGTAAATGGGAAGGTATTTTGCCTGTCACCCCAAGTAGGATTATCCACGATGACATAATGGCCTTAGAGCTGTCCATTATTCAGTAAAGTAGGAAATGCTTTATATAGTTATAGATTTAAACAAATATATTGCTTCCCCCACCACTGTTCAGCATCATTACCTCTCCTCTAAGGGGATCTGGGCTGCTGACAACAGCTGTTTCTGCTACTGCTGGGTGCTCTATCAGGGCACTCTCTACTTCAAATGGCCCAATGCGATATCTAGGTAAGGAAAGAACAATGTAGGATTTGGTTTAATAATCTGGAAAACCAGtaccaaatgtttttttaattgtcatactgaagaaaaaaaaaaaacaaaccaaatcaaCAAACAACTATAGAAACTTCAGGCAGAATGGGAAAGCTGGCTGTGTTAGAAGGTAGGAGCATTTCCTGGTGGTCATGTGGTAGAGGACTGCTGGGCTGTGGATACATCTCCatctctcccctttccttctgGCTCCTAAGCTGGAGCTCCATTCCACCCTGCAGTACCAGCTTGATGCCATGTTATGGAACCACATCATACAATATCAAATAGTTTCATTTCAacatgttaaaaagaaaatgtttcaatgCTCTTTGAGTCCGACAGAGACATCCTTCAATTTTAGTCAAAAAACAAACTAGATTAAAATCCCTCCTCTGCCAATGGAAGTCTTCACTCTTTGTTGAAACAGATGAGATGTTGCAGGGGAAACAGATACAGAGATGCCACTGACATCACCAAGATGATACTGCAGGTCTATGAAAAGCTAATAATAAAAGCAAGTATTCCTAAATCAAGAGGTCAATACATTCATCACAGGACTATCATGTCAGAAGCTCACCAGGAACACAACATGTAAGATTATACCATGGCAGATTTAGAAAGGAAGCATGCAAACTGACCCTGAAGAAATGATGATGTCATCGTCTCTGccaataaactgaaaatatccATCTTCATCCATAGTTCCTCTGTCTCCAGTGACATAAAAATCCCCACGTTCACTTTCTGCAGTTTTCGTAGGGTTATCCTCAAAGTGGTTTACAAACAGTAGTTTAGATTTTGAGCATACATTAGCTATACATTATGCTATAACACACATAATGTTAAATACACTGGAACTTAATTTTTCAGTCAAGGATGTTCAAGAATTGTACTGACAATTGccataaaatacaataaaataggtttaaaaaccaaaaacatcttgattctttaaaaaaaagattaactcAATCTTGAGCAAATTCTTCTTTTCCGTTTTCTAACATCCACCaatccaaacaaacaaattattctggtaataaataataaactgGTGAAAAATATTCAGCCTTTTGAACCACTATGCAATTGGAGAGATTTTGGGGAGACTGGCGATGGTGAGGAATAAAATAAAGTCCTTACTACATATTCAGAGAATAAACCAAGTGGTCTTATAGGTTTGCATCTGACAGCAATTTCCCCCTGTTGTCCTGGAGGCAGAATATTAGCATTTTTGTCTATGATctagaatgaaaaataacacGTATTTTAGtccaatgggaaaaaaaaaccaaacccaaaaccaaccaaccaaaaaaaaaccctataaaaGAATCTAAAGAGCAGCCAACAAACCTGAACATCATAAAGGGGAGCTGCCTTCCCCATTGATCCAGGTTTAATCttcattcctttaaaaacagagcagaTTATTCCctgtaaaaatcaaaatcaaaccAAAGTTTTGCAATAGAAAACTGCTACATTCACATTCAATGTATTAAACgttaattaaatgtattttctagaaTAATTCCAATGTAAGGAATTAAGATTCATAGGATCTTATATATGTCAGTGCTGTATGGTACAGATAAGCAAAATCAAGAAACTCCCTGAAAGAATCCCTTTCCATTATCTGTGAAGAATTCATGCCCTTTGCTAACCAGTCTTCTTCCTTAGATTCAAACTCTGCCCTCTTGTCTGTCACTGTCACTTGAAATTTGCCTAAGGACATTTATGGAAATATTAAGAGTACATCTCCTCCCAACAATCCATGTTTCTGGCAGGTTCTGTGAGGAGAGCCATGAAAGGCTGTTCTTTCAGAGGTTATTAGGGGAGGAGATTACTGCAACATTCACAGAAGCATGAAGGAAGAAACAAGCTgtgttctttgaaaacaaacattaaaacatcGTAAAGCAAAATGGGATTACAAAGATTTAATAGAATATTAACCCTACAGATGTACCGTTTCAGTCTGGCCATATAGTTCATGGATGTCCAGCCCAGTCTTGCTTTTCCACTGCTCCATGACTTCTGGGTTGAGTGGCTCTCCTCCACTCATGCAGTGCTTCAGGTTCATGAATTTGTAGCTTTACAGGGAGTTAAAAAATGAGAGAAGCAGTACTTAAATCTATTGGGCAAGACAAGGAGCACGCAGCTATAGACAAATAATACTGGAGAGCTCTTTACTGGGAGAATTAGTCCCATGAAGTGGGGAAGTCAGAGGATTCCTGATGCTTTAGCTCCTGACACAGCAAGGGTATCAGTCTGTGCTCAACACTATATATATGTGCAGTAGTAGTCAGAGTTaaacacacatgaaaaataaagtaaaatttttgCTGAAGTCAGCAGGGATTTAAGGACATGCCTATAACTAACCACAAAGTGATTTGCTGAGCCAGGGCCCTGATTGCTGACCCTCTGCAACAGCCCAAGTGAGAAAGTGcaaggggaggaaggaatggTGGCAGGCAGTGAGAACTGGAGCAGGGAATGATGTACAACTGCCACAACAAGTCACTCCCTCACAGTTACATTGACACCTGACACCGACTTTCTAGGATGACAGTCCTTCCCAAAGCATGGACAACTAATCTGGTAAttgaaaattattataaagAATTTAACAGGCACTCAGTTTCGTACTCTCAGGGATTTGCTCACAAGTTCAGTAGTGAAAGTGTCAACTTTCTGAGGGAAAACATCAAGTTTCCCTGTTTGATCACAAAACTCAGCAAAACTCACAAATTTTGTATGACAGTCTTTTCATGAAGGatattttaaactaaattaCTACCCTATTTGGGTCAAGCAGCTAGATCTGGGAGATCACTAATGTTTAGCCAGGGTAAATTAAACATTAGTAAATAATTTCTTGACGTACTTGGAGAGATCATTTTGCACCAGCATGCGGAACAATGTTGGAGCACCAACCAGCGTGTCAATGGGGAATCTGCAGAGAGTCTAGTGAGTTAAACAAGATGGACATATCAAGCTCAGACAAAAAACTGCCTTATGGATGTACAGTTAACAGGTGATATAGGGGGCAAATGTAGCTCTCCTTTCTATGTAAAAGCACCATACGCGCTCTCTGCTGGGTAAGAAACCCTCCTACAGTTAGTGTAATATGCAGAGATTCACAGTATATTTGATCAGACAAAATCCCATGCAAACGTGTCTACATGACACCCAGACCGCACAGCCTGGAGCATGGGCAGGATAAGCCTGTCTCTGTCCACATTATACGGAGGTTTTCACTTTCATCTTGGCCAGTGTGGGCAGAGAAATGCTTCAGTTTCAGACCACATTAATACCAGCTGATATTACTTTCACAGTCACTAGAATGAAAGGCAAGCAATTAGTGCTATGAGCAAAATGTATGAATGAACCACAGGTTTGGCCCCTTCTGTGTACATTAAAAGTGCAAATAGGGGCTTTACACAATGGATACAGCATCTCAAACACAACTATGGACACAACCCTCATGAAATCCACAGATGCtgttaagaatttttttttttgcacccTTTCTGCAGATTAACACATCTCCATGAGTTTTCCCCCTTACATTTAGGATGGCTGCTGATTCAATCTGTGGTAGCTGATGTATAAAGATGCATGATCCAAAAACCCAGGGATCAAAAACAGATGCCAGTGAAGCTACTATCCATCCTGTGTCTGCTGTGCTCCATATTATATCTGAGGGAGTCAAATCCAACCAGTACCTGatagagcagaaaaaaatgaatgaaaagataatgaaaaatttttacttaaaaaaatcaccccaaaccacaaacaaagaaaacaaaaaacccaacaagccCAAGATTTCTGATAAGATACATGGGCAATGGGCACTCTAAATAAGTTTATTTTATGAGCTAGCTCAAGGATAAAAGGGCACCTAACTACATGTTTGCATAAATACACACATGTAGATCATACCTATATGATGTCAGTCATAACATAGGATAGAGTAAGGGAAAGAGGAGTCTGAATTTCAACAAAGTGACTTTCCACTAGGTAGAAAGATAGGGCTGAAGCAGCAGTATTCATGGATGCTGTGTTGGACACCAGGTATTTCAGTTCTAAGGCTGCTGAGGGACCATGGTGATCTGTGCAACCAACATAAACTCTGCCTCTGTTCATCTACACATCACAAAGCTTTTTGCAGCCCAAACAGCATGGTGTCTCTTGGTTCTTTGCACAGCTGATGGCTGTCCTTTGAACCACTCTAAAGAAAGGGCAAGAGATATTCATTGAAAAACGGAAACACTGGGGGTGATCCTACTCCTCTAGAAAACTGCTGGAGTTTCTAGTCTGATTTCAGAGGGAGAAGGACTGGGGCTGTACATTGGTATTTCTTATTCAGTAATTTTTCATCAGTTCTATTATACACCTTCAATTATCCCATGTTCAACCAGGCTCAAACCTTTCATACCTTTCACTTAAAAGGGGTCTGAAACCAAGACTACCCTGGGAATGTTCAGTCATCTTTGGAGAACCTGTGGTTCCACTGGTAAAGAAGATAATCATTGAGTCTTGAATCCTTGTTTTGACGCAGGAATGGTAGGCAGATtggtttctttaaaacagagaatGCAGTTGTGACTTCAATGGTTACTTTACACAGGCTTCAGAATGTAATGAAATGTCACATATTGCTGAACTCCTACCCCAAATAAGCTTCACAGAAGCTTTTCACCAAATTAGACTAAAATAACGTGGAGTTACACTTCCTCAAAGACAGACTTCCCCTTAAGAAGAACAGGATAGAAACTTCCCAGAACAAACCACTGTTAGTAAACAACTCTGATGTTTACAACCTTAATCTTGGCATTTGATGAGTATTTGCAGTTGATGAATACTTGTAAATGAGAACTTGTGGAGAACAGGTCTGCTTTCTGCATCATGACTGCAGTGTCACTAACTTATACTCACTTGTACAGGTCAGTGAAGTTCAGCCATCCCTCCCTACTGCCTTTGGACACGATTAGCTTGGTTTTCAGAAACTGACACTCGGATGCCACTGAGTCCACAGCAGGAGCCAGTGTGTCATCGGTAATGATGCACGTGGCCTTTGATGCCTGGAGTCGATATAATATGTCTTTGGCTGATAATTGGGATATTCCTGGAATTAAGACAATTcctgaaaaagcaataaagtTAGTTTGGGACGCCATTTTTTACATCTGATTCTTTTCTAAGAACCTCAACTATTAACTATTCCCAAACTGACCTCTCAGATGAATTTGCCCTGGCATTCCCCAGCCCAACAGTTATAGTGGAATAATGCAGCTGCTCGTGCTCTCCTGCAAGGAATGAAGCGTGGACCTGTCAGATGACTTCCATGGCTCTTCCCTGCCTTCTGTCATCTCCGTGCCTGCTGCACAGGCCACCTGTCCTACAGCACCTAGTGCAAATACTTCAGGACTGCCTGTGTAATTGGTAGCTAGGCCACTCACTAGCTTATTACATTACTTCTCCTTTATAAACCATATAAATTCTTGATCCTCTCAACCAATTTGCATTAACCAATTTTACCAGTCTCAGATATGCTCACTGACCTGCTCGCATGCAAGCCACATTCACCAGCCACCATTCTGGGATTCGTGGCAGGATCACAACAATTCTGTCCCCCTTCTGCAGTCCACATACTTTAGTCAGCACATTGGCCACTTTCCGAGACAGGAACCCCAGCTCCTCAAAGCTCCACTTCacttctccttttccatttgtCCACCAAAAGGCAGGGTTCGATGGTCTCTTTCCAGCCTACAAAACATAGggattcaaaaccaaaacattttcttctgaaagaccATGAAATTATAATGCACAAATATCTGCAAATTATGCAAGATCTGAGTATTTCACAACTGGCATATAAgctattatttttcctttgtccttAATGGATCAAGATTTGCTATGGATCAAGCTCAGATATTCCCAATAAATTCTCTTCTTCTGAACCTGAAACGTTTACCAGCCCAATTGTCTCCAGACATAAGTCCTAATCTGGATCCTATTTCAGTTTAAGCCTTATGCTGAGCATTAACGCTCCTACAAAATAACAGATGAAGTAAAGTACTTCACATAATACTCCTGACATTCTGGATGGAGTTGTGGAATACTAttaaacagaagcagcacaggcagaagacAATATAAAACAAGAGGACCACACAGTATCCCAGGACTTTTTCTAGTC
This window harbors:
- the LOC104258580 gene encoding acyl-coenzyme A synthetase ACSM4, mitochondrial; the encoded protein is MKLLFKLQTPKSLWTLKPPNRTFHGHPRLLASDVYSQYESVRRGEQEIPKYFNFASDVLDKWSEIEKAGKRPSNPAFWWTNGKGEVKWSFEELGFLSRKVANVLTKVCGLQKGDRIVVILPRIPEWWLVNVACMRAGIVLIPGISQLSAKDILYRLQASKATCIITDDTLAPAVDSVASECQFLKTKLIVSKGSREGWLNFTDLYKNQSAYHSCVKTRIQDSMIIFFTSGTTGSPKMTEHSQGSLGFRPLLSERYWLDLTPSDIIWSTADTGWIVASLASVFDPWVFGSCIFIHQLPQIESAAILNTLCRFPIDTLVGAPTLFRMLVQNDLSNYKFMNLKHCMSGGEPLNPEVMEQWKSKTGLDIHELYGQTETGIICSVFKGMKIKPGSMGKAAPLYDVQIIDKNANILPPGQQGEIAVRCKPIRPLGLFSEYVDNPTKTAESERGDFYVTGDRGTMDEDGYFQFIGRDDDIIISSGYRIGPFEVESALIEHPAVAETAVVSSPDPLRGEVVKAFVVLSSTFSSSDLESLTCDLQEHVKKTTAPYKYPRKVEFVQELPKTVTGKIKRNELRNKEWGRM